A genomic window from Anguilla rostrata isolate EN2019 chromosome 14, ASM1855537v3, whole genome shotgun sequence includes:
- the LOC135239685 gene encoding uncharacterized protein LOC135239685, with product MDDWEEEGTGTTGSYQSNNSNGVSSWNGGGYQSKGFGSQEDNAEGGSWGGRGGFGGRGRGRGSRGGGGFRNASGNEDSGNNDAEGNSWNGGDAPRFGGRGRGRGKFPSLNFLLSASFKESLMHGPL from the exons ATGGATGATTGGGAAGAAGAG GGCACTGGAACTACAGGGAGTTACCAATCAAATAACT CAAATGGAGTGAGCTCATGGAATGGTGGTGGCTATCAGAGCAAAGGCTTCGGAAGTCAAGAGG ACAATGCTGAAGGTGGTTCCTGGGGTGGGAGAGGTGGTTTtggagggagaggtagag GCCGGGGGtccaggggagggggaggattCAGGAACGCATCAG GAAATGAGGACTCTGGCAACAATGATG CTGAAGGAAACTCTTGGAATGGTGGGGACGCCCCGAGATTTGGTGGCAGAGGCAGGGGCCGAGGCAAGTTCCCTTCCCTGAATTTCTTGCTTTCGGCTTCCTTCAAAGAGTCTTTAATGCACGGGCCTTTGTAG
- the ddx4 gene encoding probable ATP-dependent RNA helicase DDX4, with amino-acid sequence MLVHRWGARRGGGFGDSNSGVDDYDEGGFRSDSGGRGGRGGFRQDSTEEGRDGGENAGPKVIYVPPPPPEEENSIFAHYASGINFDKYDNILVDVSGDNPPPAIMKFEEAGLCETLSRNVGKSGYVKPTPVQKHGIPIITAGRDLMACAQTGSGKTAAFLLPILQQLMADGVAASRFSEVQEPEAIIVAPTRELINQIFLESRKFAFGTCVRTVVVYGGVSTGYTIREVLKGCNVLCGTPGRLLDIIGRGKVGLSKLRYLVLDEADRMLDMGFEPDMRRLVGSPGMPSKEERQTLMFSATYPEDIQRMAADFLKKDYLFLAVGQVGGACSDVEQNVIQVTQFSKRDSLMEFLKTTGSERTMVFVETKRKADFIATFLCQENVPTTSIHGDREQREREQALADFRTGKCPVLVATSVAARGLDIEHVQHVVNFDLPSNIDEYVHRIGRTGRCGNTGRAMSFFDPEADTPLARSLVKVLAGAQQEVPSWLEEIASGAHGTMGFNPRGKVFASTDTRKGGAFQRENGRQPAVQSQPADEDEWE; translated from the exons ATGCTGGTTCATAGAT GGGGAGCCAGACGAGGTGGAGGATTTGGGGACTCCAATTCAG GGGTTGATGACTACGATGAAG gAGGATTCAGAAGCGActctggagggagagggggccgGGGAGGCTTCCGTCAAG ATTCGACCGAGGAAGGTAGAGATGGCGGAGAAAATGCAG GTCCCAAAGTGATCTACGTGCCTCCGCCTCCCCCTGAGGAGGAGAACTCCATATTTGCTCACTACGCGTCCGGGATCAACTTTGATAAGTACGACAACATCCTGGTGGACGTCAGTGGGGACAACCCACCTCCCGCCATAATG AAATTTGAAGAGGCAGGCCTGTGTGAGACCTTGAGCCGGAACGTTGGCAAGTCGGGCTACGTGAAGCCCACGCCCGTGCAGAAGCACGGCATCCCCATCATCACCGCAGGGCGGGACCTGATGGCCTGCGCGCAGACCGGTTCTGGGAAGACG GCGGCGTTCCTGCTTCCCATCCTGCAGCAGCTGATGGCGGACGGCGTGGCGGCCAGCCGCTTCAGCGAGGTCCAGGAGCCCGAGGCCATCATCGTGGCCCCGACCCGGGAGCTCATCAACCAGATCTTCCTGGAGTCCCGGAAGTTTGCCTTTGG GACGTGCGTGCGCACGGTGGTGGTGTACGGAGGCGTGAGCACGGGGTACACAATCCGGGAGGTGCTGAAGGGCTGCAACGTGCTGTGCGGGACTCCCGGAAGGCTGCTGGACATTATTGGACGAGGAAAG GTGGGACTGAGCAAGCTTCGCTACCTGGTGCTGGACGAGGCCGACCGCATGCTGGACATGGGCTTTGAGCCGGACATGCGCCGGCTGGTGGGGTCCCCCGGCATGCCCTCCAAAGAGGAGCGCCAGACGCTGATGTTCAGCGCCACCTACCCCGAAGACATCCAGAG GATGGCTGCGGATTTCCTGAAGAAGGACTACCTGTTCCTGGCGGTGGGgcaagtgggcggggcctgcagtGATGTGGAGCAGAACGTGATCCAGGTGACCCAGTTCTCCAAGAGAGACTCGCTGATGGAGTTCCTGAAAACCACGG GCTCAGAACGCACAATGGTTTTtgtggaaacaaaaagaaaagcagattTTATTGCAACTTTTTTGTGCCAGGAGAATGTACCTACCACAAGTATACATGG CGACCGAGAACagcgggagagggagcaggCTCTGGCAGATTTCCGCACCGGGAAGTGCCCTGTCCTGGTGGCCACCTCGGTCGCAGCCAGAGGGCTGGACATTGAGCATGTGCAGCACGTGGTGAACTTTGACCTGCCCTCCAACATCGACGAGTATGTGCATCGCATCGGGAGGACAGGACGATGTGGGAACACGGGGAGAGCGATGTCCTTCTTTGACCCTGAGGCCGACACCCCGCTGGCCCGCTCTCTGGTTAAAGTCCTCGCAGGG gCTCAGCAGGAAGTACCGTCATGGCTGGAAGAAATAGCCAGTGGTGCTCATGGCACCATGGGGTTCAATCCTCGCGGGAAGGTGTTCGCCTCTACCGACACTCGCAAA GGTGGAGCCTTCCAGAGGGAGAATGGCAGGCAGCCAGCTGTCCAGAGCCAGCCGGCAGATGAGGACGAATGGGAATGA